From the genome of Bacillus sp. 2205SS5-2:
CTCCCTATTAACGAATCTTCACGCAGGAGCTGAGTTAGTATCAATCAAAGATTGGAAACAGAAGCAGAAACATCTTCTTTGGGATTTTATCATGAGCGAGATTAGAGAGGTGATAGCTAAATTACCATCTACTCTTGAAGAAACCTTTGCTCCCCTATTCGAGGTAGGCTTAGATATCCTTATTGGTGAAGATAGTTCTATCTGGATATGTGACATTAATTCAAAACCTGGAAGAACTCTAATTGAAAAACTTTATCCTGATAAATCAGATGACATATCCGTCTCGTTATTACGATATAGTAAACATCTTGAAAGGAATTGGGTAGATCGTTCTCCCCTAATATAGGAGGTGATAGCATTGAGAAAACCCTATCCTCTTATAATGAGGAAGGAAGATACACCTGTTTGTTACTATCCTGTTTCCTTCCAACCTAACTCTGAACTACTGGCTGTTTCGTTTGGGTCGAAAAGAATTTATACCACATGCCTTCCACATCCAGATAAAAAAGATGAAATCATAATCACCACTTCCCTAGCAGAGCAGTTGGGGATTCCAGATTTTATTCAACAATTATATGTTTTCTTTCATCAACAAACGTTTTCCCTCGGTCCATTGATCGGAATTTTCACCTCGGGTTTTTCTTCTTTTCCATCAAAGCCGATTGGCGAACGTTCTGACTTTTTTCAAAAGCTTTTAAGCATTCAAGAGACTCTAGGAGTAGTCCCTTTTATCTTCGGAGAACAAGATTTACATTGGGAAAACCAACTAATCAATGGTCTCTTTTTTGCAGGGGGGAAATGGATAAATTCTGAAGTACCATTTCCTCATGTTGTGTATGATCGGCTACCGAATAGACAAAGTGAAAAAAGGAAGGCATCTCAAATTATCAAGGAACGATTACAAGATGAGCATGTTATTCCTTGGTATAACCCTGGTTTTTTTAATAAGCTAGAAATTTTTGATCGTCTAATTTCAGATGATGATGTCATTCGATACCTCCCTGAAACCCAACCATTTATTTCCTTTTCACAAGCAGAAAAAATGCTAAGTCAGTATAAGAGCATTTATTTAAAACCGAAAAACGGGAGCCTTGGGCTAGGTATTCATCAAATTTTGTACGACCGCAACAAAAATTATTACTATTGTCGTTTTCGTGAAAAAGATGAAAATAAATTAATCAAGTGCTCTTCATTTGAACAACTCTATGATAAGGTTTTGCGTACTAAAAGTCCTGAAAGGTTTATCATTCAACAAGGAATTTCACTTCTCCGAGTAGAGAATTTACCCATTGACTTTCGGGTACACACGAATAAAAATCAAGATGGAAGATGGGAGGTAAGTGCGTACGCAGCTAAAATTGCGGGGAGTGGAAGTGTTACAACACATGTACACAGCGGAGGTGTAGTAAAAAGCTTAGCTCAGCTTTTTTCGCAAGAAGAGCAACAAATCTATGAGTTACAACTAAAAGAGGCCGCATTAGCTCTCGCTCATAGCATTGAAAAAAACGTTGAAGGTATTATTGGAGAAATTGGCTTTGATTTAGGCATCGATAAGAATGGGGAAATATGGATGTTTGAAGCAAATTCAAAGCCAGGACGCTCTATTTTTCTTCATCCAGATTTAAAGCATTTTGAATTTTTGACCAGAAAACTGGCACTTTCCTTTGGAATTTTTTTAACAGAACAGGCGATTAAACAGCCAAAGGAGTCGTCCGTATGACTTTACATTATGATTCAAAGAAGCAAATCTGGTTTCATCAAACTGATGAGAATAGCATTATACCTTTTGGAGCAAGTTACTTACTCTCCCATGGTTCCCCGAGTATGATTTCTCTTCCAGTTACATTATTGAACAAATCTGCTATTCCATTAGTCGGCATTCTTACTTCTAGAACAAAGGAAGGAAAACTTTTTGGAAACAGTCGTCTATTTAAACAAATTCAAACAGAGCTACTTGATCATGGAGGCCTGAGCTTTATTTTTTCCCTTCAAGATATCGAACAAAGAGAAATAAAAGGTTGTGTGTATCATCCCGAAAATGATTGTTGGCACGAAGCTCTCTTCCCTCTTCCATCAATGGTGTATAATCGCATTCCGCTTCGAAAAGAAGAGCAATCAGATGACTTTTTGACCCAAACTTCCTTTTTTACTGAAAATCACATTCCCTTTTTCAACCCTTGCTTTATGAACAAATGGGCGTTGTATAGAGCTTTTCAAAAAAACGATATACTAACTACTATTCTTCCGAACACTGACTCCATTCATTCTGAAGAAACAATCGCTCATTTTCTTTTAACTCACTCTAAGGTTTATATAAAGCATGTTGCGTCTTCTCGAGGAAAAGGGTTGGCTTTCATTGAACGCAAAGAGGACGGGAGTCTTTTTTATCAGAGTATCAGCAAAGAAAAAAAATACGCTTCTGTTTCTGATCTTTGGAATGATCATCCTGAATGGAAAAAAGATTACATTGTTCAAGAACAGA
Proteins encoded in this window:
- a CDS encoding YheC/YheD family endospore coat-associated protein, which produces MIALRKPYPLIMRKEDTPVCYYPVSFQPNSELLAVSFGSKRIYTTCLPHPDKKDEIIITTSLAEQLGIPDFIQQLYVFFHQQTFSLGPLIGIFTSGFSSFPSKPIGERSDFFQKLLSIQETLGVVPFIFGEQDLHWENQLINGLFFAGGKWINSEVPFPHVVYDRLPNRQSEKRKASQIIKERLQDEHVIPWYNPGFFNKLEIFDRLISDDDVIRYLPETQPFISFSQAEKMLSQYKSIYLKPKNGSLGLGIHQILYDRNKNYYYCRFREKDENKLIKCSSFEQLYDKVLRTKSPERFIIQQGISLLRVENLPIDFRVHTNKNQDGRWEVSAYAAKIAGSGSVTTHVHSGGVVKSLAQLFSQEEQQIYELQLKEAALALAHSIEKNVEGIIGEIGFDLGIDKNGEIWMFEANSKPGRSIFLHPDLKHFEFLTRKLALSFGIFLTEQAIKQPKESSV
- a CDS encoding YheC/YheD family endospore coat-associated protein, whose translation is MTLHYDSKKQIWFHQTDENSIIPFGASYLLSHGSPSMISLPVTLLNKSAIPLVGILTSRTKEGKLFGNSRLFKQIQTELLDHGGLSFIFSLQDIEQREIKGCVYHPENDCWHEALFPLPSMVYNRIPLRKEEQSDDFLTQTSFFTENHIPFFNPCFMNKWALYRAFQKNDILTTILPNTDSIHSEETIAHFLLTHSKVYIKHVASSRGKGLAFIERKEDGSLFYQSISKEKKYASVSDLWNDHPEWKKDYIVQEQIMTDSYQGRKYDLRVMCHRQKESYKVTGIGVRVAGKRNYITHVTSGGSVVSYERIKNRINEEFIQKIVTHCGHCLTNEFGWMGEFSMDLGLGTDGNLYLFEVNSKPMKFDEEVIEKDRIRSLLDIFLSI